The proteins below are encoded in one region of Micromonospora sp. DSM 45708:
- the cysD gene encoding sulfate adenylyltransferase subunit CysD, producing MTAPAAYQVSHLDALEAESIFVMREVVAEMERPVLLFSGGKDSIVMLRLAQKAFAPANIPFPVMHVDTGHNFPEVLDYRDQRVAELGLHLIVASVPEALNKGMVRESADGMRNRIQTPVLLDAVEKHRFDALFGGARRDEEKARAKERVFSFRDEFGQWDPKNQRPELWSLYNGRHHPGESIRVFPLSNWTELDVWHYIARERIPLPAIYFAHEREVIERDGMFYAVNEFFRARVGEQPFKAQVRYRTVGDASCTAAVRSDADTVEKVIEEVAATRITERGATRGDDRVSEAAMEDRKREGYF from the coding sequence ATGACGGCCCCCGCCGCGTACCAGGTGTCGCACCTCGACGCGCTCGAGGCGGAGAGCATCTTCGTGATGCGCGAGGTCGTCGCCGAGATGGAGCGGCCGGTTCTGCTCTTCTCCGGTGGCAAGGACTCGATCGTGATGCTCCGGTTGGCGCAGAAGGCGTTCGCGCCCGCCAACATCCCGTTCCCGGTGATGCATGTGGACACCGGGCACAATTTCCCCGAGGTGCTCGACTACCGCGACCAGCGGGTGGCCGAGCTGGGCCTGCACCTCATCGTGGCCAGCGTGCCGGAGGCGCTGAACAAGGGCATGGTCCGCGAGTCGGCCGACGGCATGCGCAACCGCATCCAGACGCCGGTGCTGCTCGACGCGGTGGAGAAGCACCGCTTCGACGCGCTCTTCGGCGGCGCCCGGCGGGACGAGGAGAAGGCCCGGGCCAAGGAGCGGGTGTTCAGCTTCCGCGACGAGTTCGGCCAGTGGGACCCCAAGAACCAGCGCCCGGAGCTGTGGTCGCTGTACAACGGCCGGCACCACCCCGGCGAGTCGATCCGGGTGTTCCCGCTCTCCAACTGGACCGAGCTGGACGTCTGGCACTACATCGCCCGGGAGCGGATTCCGCTGCCGGCGATCTACTTCGCGCACGAGCGCGAGGTGATCGAGCGCGACGGCATGTTCTACGCGGTCAACGAGTTCTTCCGGGCCCGCGTCGGTGAGCAGCCGTTCAAGGCCCAGGTGCGGTACCGGACCGTGGGTGACGCCTCCTGCACCGCGGCGGTCCGCTCGGACGCCGACACGGTGGAGAAGGTGATCGAGGAAGTGGCCGCCACCCGGATCACCGAGCGCGGCGCGACGCGCGGCGACGACCGGGTCAGCGAGGCCGCCATGGAGGACCGTAAGCGAGAGGGCTACTTCTGA
- a CDS encoding inositol monophosphatase family protein: MGSPPMIDGAFARWLASRAGQALTGLRAELGFADAGALTSAGDKVSHDLIRTELARWRPADAVLSEEDEGSRLAWTAEVSREAMSRLTADRVWIVDPLDGTREYAEEGRADWAVHVALWSRHASTPHGLVAGAVGLPAQHRVLGTDYPPAYPPMTVEAATAGAGRAIRLAVSRSRPPVFLTDLAEDVGAHLVPMGSAGAKIAAVVTGEVDAYIHAGGQYEWDSAAPVAVATATGLHASRIDGSALKYNEADPRLPDLLVCRKDLASRLLAALQRRSG, translated from the coding sequence ATGGGCAGTCCTCCGATGATCGACGGCGCGTTCGCCCGCTGGCTGGCGTCGCGGGCCGGGCAGGCGTTGACCGGTCTGCGCGCGGAGCTGGGCTTCGCGGACGCCGGGGCGCTGACGTCGGCCGGGGACAAGGTCTCGCACGACCTGATCCGGACCGAGTTGGCGCGGTGGCGGCCGGCGGACGCGGTGTTGTCGGAGGAGGACGAGGGCTCGCGGCTGGCCTGGACGGCCGAGGTGAGCCGCGAGGCGATGTCCCGGCTGACCGCGGACCGGGTGTGGATCGTCGACCCGCTGGACGGCACCCGGGAGTACGCGGAGGAGGGGCGCGCGGACTGGGCGGTGCACGTGGCGCTCTGGTCGCGGCACGCGTCCACGCCGCACGGTCTGGTGGCGGGCGCGGTGGGCCTGCCGGCGCAGCATCGGGTGTTGGGTACGGACTACCCGCCGGCGTACCCGCCGATGACGGTGGAGGCGGCGACGGCGGGCGCCGGGCGGGCCATCCGATTGGCGGTCAGCCGTAGCCGTCCGCCGGTTTTCCTGACCGATCTGGCAGAGGACGTCGGCGCTCATCTGGTTCCGATGGGCTCGGCGGGTGCGAAGATCGCCGCGGTGGTGACCGGCGAGGTCGACGCGTACATCCACGCCGGCGGCCAGTACGAGTGGGACTCGGCCGCTCCGGTCGCTGTGGCGACGGCCACCGGACTGCACGCTTCCCGGATCGACGGTTCTGCGCTGAAATACAACGAGGCCGACCCGCGCCTACCCGATCTGCTGGTCTGCCGCAAGGATCTCGCGAGTCGGTTGCTTGCGGCGTTGCAGCGTCGTTCCGGGTAA
- the galK gene encoding galactokinase translates to MSGDVAARATEGFRQRYGAEPAGRWAAPGRVNLIGEHTDYNDGFVLPFALPLRTVVAAAPGPDGRWTVWSELDDQPVEFDVAEADEPGRVDGWAAYVAGVVWALRAAGLDVPGARLAIASDVPVGSGLSSSAAIESAVLAALVDLGGLDLPTGRWPRLAQRAENDYVGAPTGIMDQSAVIRGRAGHALFLDCRTEEIEQIPFDLDAAGLAVLVVDSRAPHRHADGEYAARRRSCERAAATLGVTALRDVPTDGLDAALARLDDDETRRRVRHVVTENQRVLDTVALLRAGRARDTGPLLTASHASMRDDFEITVPEIDTAVEAALAAGAYGARMTGGGFGGCVLALVDADAADEVAAAVTTAYAERGFAAPGTLTVLPAPGVTRLP, encoded by the coding sequence ATGAGCGGCGACGTCGCGGCCCGCGCCACCGAAGGCTTCCGGCAGCGGTACGGCGCCGAGCCGGCCGGCCGCTGGGCGGCTCCCGGCCGGGTCAACCTGATCGGCGAGCACACCGACTACAACGACGGTTTCGTGCTGCCCTTCGCGCTGCCGCTGCGTACCGTGGTCGCCGCGGCGCCCGGCCCGGACGGGCGCTGGACGGTCTGGTCGGAGCTGGACGACCAGCCGGTCGAGTTCGACGTCGCCGAGGCGGACGAGCCCGGCCGGGTCGACGGCTGGGCCGCCTACGTGGCCGGGGTGGTGTGGGCGCTGCGCGCCGCCGGCCTCGACGTCCCCGGCGCGCGGCTCGCGATCGCCTCCGACGTCCCGGTCGGCTCCGGCCTCTCCTCGTCCGCCGCCATCGAGTCGGCGGTGCTGGCCGCGCTGGTCGACCTCGGCGGGCTCGACCTGCCCACCGGGCGCTGGCCCCGGCTCGCCCAACGCGCCGAGAACGACTACGTCGGCGCGCCCACCGGGATCATGGACCAGTCCGCGGTCATCCGGGGCCGGGCGGGTCACGCGCTCTTCCTCGACTGCCGCACCGAGGAGATCGAGCAGATCCCGTTCGACCTCGACGCCGCCGGACTGGCCGTGCTGGTGGTCGACAGCCGCGCGCCGCACCGGCACGCCGACGGCGAGTACGCCGCCCGGCGCAGGAGCTGCGAACGGGCCGCCGCGACGCTCGGCGTGACCGCCCTGCGCGACGTGCCCACCGACGGGCTCGACGCGGCGCTGGCCCGCCTCGACGACGACGAGACCCGACGCCGGGTCCGGCACGTGGTCACCGAGAACCAGCGGGTGCTCGACACCGTCGCGTTGCTGCGCGCCGGCCGGGCCCGGGACACCGGTCCGCTGCTCACCGCCTCGCACGCCTCGATGCGCGACGACTTCGAGATCACCGTCCCGGAGATCGACACCGCGGTCGAGGCGGCGCTGGCCGCCGGCGCGTACGGCGCGCGGATGACCGGCGGCGGCTTCGGCGGCTGCGTGCTCGCCCTGGTCGACGCGGACGCCGCCGACGAGGTGGCCGCCGCCGTGACGACCGCGTACGCCGAACGCGGCTTCGCCGCCCCGGGCACCCTGACCGTCCTGCCCGCCCCCGGCGTCACCCGCCTCCCCTGA
- the trpS gene encoding tryptophan--tRNA ligase: MSDVPARPRVFSGIQPTADSFHLGNYLGALRHWVALQDSHDAYYCVVDLHAITAGHDPELLKRRSRVAAAQLFALGIDPERSVLFAQSQVPEHPQLAWVLGCITGFGEAGRMTQFKDKSQKQGSERASVGLFTYPILQAADILLYQAHAVPVGEDQRQHLELSRDLAQRFNSLFGPTFTVPAPHIVKDTAKIVDLQDPTAKMSKSSSSPAGIIDLLEDPARSAKKIRSAVTDTGREIVFDATGKPGVSNLLTIYSALSGRSIDDLVAAYDGKGYGDLKKDLAEVVRQFVTPVQERTNAYLDDPAQLDKLLAQGAEKARAVAADTLRTVYERVGFFPPVRSE, translated from the coding sequence ATGTCCGACGTACCCGCCCGCCCGCGCGTCTTCTCCGGCATCCAGCCGACGGCCGACTCGTTCCATCTCGGGAACTACCTGGGCGCGCTGCGGCACTGGGTGGCGCTCCAGGACAGCCACGACGCCTACTACTGCGTGGTCGACCTGCACGCGATCACCGCGGGGCACGACCCCGAGCTGCTCAAGCGCCGCAGCCGGGTGGCGGCGGCGCAGCTCTTCGCGCTGGGCATCGACCCGGAGCGCAGCGTCCTGTTCGCCCAGTCGCAGGTGCCCGAGCACCCGCAGCTTGCCTGGGTGCTCGGCTGCATCACCGGCTTCGGCGAGGCGGGTCGGATGACCCAGTTCAAGGACAAGTCGCAGAAGCAGGGCAGCGAGCGGGCCAGCGTGGGCCTGTTCACCTACCCGATCCTCCAGGCCGCCGACATCCTGCTCTACCAGGCGCACGCGGTGCCGGTCGGCGAGGACCAGCGGCAGCACCTGGAGCTCTCCCGCGACCTGGCCCAGCGGTTCAACTCGCTGTTCGGCCCGACCTTCACCGTGCCGGCGCCGCACATCGTGAAGGACACCGCCAAGATCGTCGACCTCCAGGACCCGACGGCCAAGATGTCGAAGTCGTCCTCCTCCCCGGCCGGCATCATCGACCTGCTGGAAGATCCCGCCCGCTCGGCCAAGAAGATCCGCTCGGCGGTCACCGACACCGGCCGCGAGATCGTCTTCGACGCGACCGGCAAGCCGGGCGTCTCGAACCTGCTCACCATCTACTCCGCGCTCTCCGGCCGGAGCATCGACGACCTGGTCGCGGCGTACGACGGCAAGGGCTACGGCGACCTCAAGAAGGATCTCGCCGAGGTGGTGCGGCAGTTCGTCACGCCGGTCCAGGAGCGCACCAACGCCTACCTGGACGACCCGGCCCAGCTCGACAAGCTGCTCGCGCAGGGCGCGGAGAAGGCCCGGGCGGTGGCGGCCGACACGCTGCGCACCGTGTACGAGCGGGTCGGTTTCTTCCCCCCGGTGCGGTCCGAGTAG
- a CDS encoding helix-turn-helix domain-containing protein codes for MTDPLAAEARRLRVEEQLSVVEIRARLGIGRDRAYALLRGVSPPKWTRRPRARDDARAEALRLRATGCSVNQIAVRLGVAKSTAYQWVRHLPLNPDAATAERRRAHAKVMTDARWGAYREARDAEQAATKARAAAAVGGLSERDLLVLGAAIYWCEGSKSKPWRPQDRLEFVNSDPGLLALFLAFLAACGVNREMASYRLLIHESGEVEATERWWAERLRLPLERFTRATLKRHSPTTVRRNSGEGYRGCLVIAVPRSRQLYWRVEGLIAGLGDAVAGMRDE; via the coding sequence GTGACCGATCCGCTCGCTGCCGAGGCGCGCCGGCTGCGCGTCGAGGAACAACTCTCCGTCGTGGAGATCCGGGCCCGACTCGGCATCGGCCGCGACCGGGCCTACGCGCTGCTGCGCGGCGTGTCGCCGCCGAAGTGGACCCGTCGCCCCCGGGCCCGGGACGACGCCCGCGCCGAGGCGCTGAGGCTGCGCGCGACCGGGTGTTCGGTCAACCAGATCGCGGTGCGGCTGGGCGTGGCGAAGTCCACCGCCTACCAGTGGGTGCGGCACCTGCCGCTGAACCCGGACGCCGCGACGGCCGAGCGGCGACGGGCGCACGCGAAGGTGATGACGGATGCGCGTTGGGGCGCCTACCGGGAGGCGCGGGATGCGGAGCAGGCTGCCACGAAGGCTCGGGCCGCGGCTGCGGTGGGTGGCCTCAGCGAGCGGGACCTGCTGGTGCTTGGCGCGGCGATCTACTGGTGCGAGGGGAGCAAGTCGAAGCCGTGGCGACCGCAGGATCGACTGGAGTTCGTCAACAGCGACCCCGGCTTGCTCGCGCTGTTCCTCGCGTTTCTCGCCGCCTGTGGTGTCAACCGCGAGATGGCGAGTTACCGACTGCTCATCCACGAGTCCGGCGAGGTCGAGGCGACCGAGCGCTGGTGGGCGGAGCGGCTGCGGCTCCCGCTGGAGCGGTTCACGCGGGCGACGCTCAAACGGCACAGTCCGACGACGGTGCGGCGGAACAGCGGCGAGGGCTACCGGGGTTGCCTGGTGATCGCCGTTCCTCGAAGCCGGCAGCTCTACTGGCGGGTCGAGGGCCTGATCGCCGGGCTCGGGGACGCCGTGGCGGGAATGCGCGATGAATGA
- the galE gene encoding UDP-glucose 4-epimerase GalE, which yields MLLDHGHQVTVLDDLRTGHREALAPDATHVDLPVHEAARVLTPDAGFDGVLHFAALIAAGESMIRPELYWHTNTVGSIALIDAVRAARVPRMVFSSTAAVYGNPTELPIPETAVKAPTNTYGATKLAVDMALTSEAVAHELGAVSLRYFNVAGAYLRDGTAIGERHDPETHLIPIALDVAAGRREKLQLFGDDYPTVDGTCVRDYIHVEDLARAHLLALDAATPGRHRIYNLGNGNGFTNRQVVDVVREVTGHPVPVEVAPRREGDPAELVASSALARDELGWVPAKATLHDMIGDAWAFYREHLTGRAS from the coding sequence ATGCTGCTCGACCACGGCCACCAGGTGACCGTGCTGGACGACCTGCGCACCGGCCACCGCGAGGCGCTCGCCCCCGACGCCACCCACGTCGACCTGCCGGTGCACGAGGCCGCCCGGGTGCTCACCCCCGACGCCGGGTTCGACGGCGTGCTGCACTTCGCCGCCCTGATCGCCGCCGGCGAGTCGATGATCCGCCCCGAGCTCTACTGGCACACCAACACCGTCGGCTCGATCGCCCTGATCGACGCCGTCCGCGCCGCCCGGGTGCCCCGGATGGTCTTCTCCTCGACCGCCGCCGTCTACGGCAACCCCACCGAGCTGCCCATCCCGGAGACCGCCGTCAAGGCACCCACCAACACGTACGGGGCGACCAAGCTGGCCGTCGACATGGCGCTCACCTCCGAGGCGGTCGCGCACGAGCTGGGCGCCGTCTCGCTGCGCTACTTCAACGTCGCCGGGGCGTACCTGCGCGACGGGACGGCGATCGGCGAACGGCACGACCCGGAGACGCACCTCATCCCGATCGCGCTCGACGTGGCCGCCGGCCGGCGCGAGAAGCTCCAACTCTTCGGCGACGACTACCCCACCGTCGACGGCACCTGCGTCCGCGACTACATCCACGTGGAAGACCTGGCCCGCGCGCACCTGCTCGCGCTCGACGCCGCCACGCCGGGCCGGCACCGGATCTACAACCTGGGCAACGGCAACGGCTTCACCAACCGCCAGGTCGTCGACGTGGTCCGCGAGGTCACCGGCCACCCGGTGCCGGTCGAGGTGGCGCCACGTCGCGAGGGTGACCCCGCCGAGCTGGTCGCGTCGTCCGCGCTGGCCCGCGACGAGCTGGGCTGGGTGCCGGCGAAGGCGACCCTGCACGACATGATCGGCGACGCCTGGGCGTTCTACCGCGAGCACCTCACCGGGCGAGCCTCATGA
- a CDS encoding hemolysin family protein has product MREAGGPGPRRRPSGRPRRESGPLARAVARLVVRAADGATRVVTDLLGASPTAGRERISEAELRDLVAANTLLDPDERRIIDEVLEAGARLVREVMVPRTEVVFLAAGLPVAEAQRLVRADPHTRYPVVDGTHDDVVGLVHLRDVLLRPEPAGRVAVGALTREVKRLPGSKRVLAALTEMRREGHHLAVVVDEYGGTAGIVTCEDLVEELVGEIHDGRHGPSDPGPAGLPAVVDGRLNLADFAERTGVPLPAGPYETVGGYVMAALGRLPVVGDEVPVRGDPADGSGAAGPEGWLLRVLVLDGRRVSRLAVSVRRLPEPRREVNGPRPPVPARPAGPS; this is encoded by the coding sequence ATGCGGGAAGCGGGTGGTCCCGGGCCCCGGCGGCGACCGTCGGGGCGGCCCCGACGCGAATCCGGCCCGCTGGCCCGGGCCGTGGCCCGGCTCGTGGTGCGGGCCGCCGACGGCGCCACCCGGGTGGTGACCGACCTGCTCGGGGCGAGTCCCACCGCCGGGCGGGAACGGATCAGCGAGGCCGAGCTGCGCGACCTGGTCGCCGCCAACACGCTGCTCGACCCGGACGAGCGGCGGATCATCGACGAGGTGCTGGAGGCGGGTGCGCGGCTGGTCCGCGAGGTGATGGTGCCCCGCACCGAGGTGGTGTTCCTCGCCGCCGGTCTGCCCGTGGCCGAGGCGCAGCGGCTGGTCCGCGCCGACCCGCACACCCGCTACCCGGTGGTGGACGGCACGCACGACGACGTGGTCGGTCTGGTGCACCTGCGCGACGTGCTGCTGCGGCCGGAGCCGGCCGGTCGGGTCGCGGTCGGCGCGTTGACCCGCGAGGTGAAGCGGCTGCCGGGCAGCAAGCGGGTGCTCGCGGCGCTCACCGAGATGCGCCGGGAAGGGCACCACCTGGCCGTCGTGGTCGACGAGTACGGCGGCACCGCCGGCATCGTCACCTGCGAGGACCTGGTGGAGGAGCTGGTCGGGGAGATCCACGACGGGCGCCACGGCCCGTCCGACCCAGGGCCGGCCGGCCTGCCCGCCGTGGTCGACGGCCGGCTCAACCTGGCCGACTTCGCCGAACGCACCGGAGTGCCGCTGCCGGCCGGCCCGTACGAGACGGTCGGCGGGTACGTGATGGCCGCGCTCGGTCGCCTGCCGGTGGTCGGTGACGAGGTGCCGGTACGCGGTGACCCGGCCGACGGGTCGGGTGCCGCCGGTCCGGAGGGCTGGCTGCTGCGGGTGCTGGTGCTCGACGGCCGTCGGGTGTCCCGCCTGGCGGTCTCCGTACGCCGGCTGCCCGAGCCCCGGCGCGAGGTCAACGGCCCGCGCCCACCCGTACCCGCCCGACCCGCCGGCCCGTCATGA
- the pth gene encoding aminoacyl-tRNA hydrolase, which yields MTDEAGPWLVVGLGNPGREYADNRHNVGFMVADLLAARLGAKFGRHKRAVAVVAEGRLGFGGPKLVLVKPLTYMNLSGGPVAGLAQFHKIPPARVIAVHDELDIGYGQVRVKCGGGEGGHNGLRSMSKSLGTKDYVRVRFGIGRPPGRQDPADYVLSDFSGAERKELEFLVDRAADVVESVVTKGVEPTQNLYHGA from the coding sequence GTGACGGACGAGGCGGGGCCGTGGCTGGTGGTCGGCCTGGGCAACCCCGGTCGGGAGTACGCGGACAACCGGCACAACGTCGGGTTCATGGTGGCCGATCTGCTGGCCGCCCGGCTGGGCGCGAAGTTCGGCCGGCACAAGCGGGCGGTGGCGGTGGTGGCCGAGGGGCGGCTGGGGTTCGGCGGCCCGAAGCTGGTGCTGGTGAAGCCGCTGACCTACATGAACCTCTCCGGTGGTCCGGTGGCCGGGCTGGCGCAGTTCCACAAGATCCCGCCGGCACGGGTGATCGCGGTGCACGACGAGCTGGACATCGGCTACGGGCAGGTGCGGGTGAAGTGCGGCGGCGGCGAGGGCGGCCACAACGGCCTGCGGTCGATGTCGAAGTCGCTGGGCACGAAGGACTACGTCCGGGTGCGGTTCGGCATCGGACGGCCGCCGGGCCGGCAGGACCCGGCCGACTACGTACTCTCGGATTTCTCCGGCGCGGAGCGCAAGGAGCTGGAGTTCCTGGTCGACCGCGCGGCGGACGTGGTGGAGTCGGTGGTCACCAAGGGTGTGGAGCCGACGCAGAACCTGTACCACGGGGCTTGA
- the cysN gene encoding sulfate adenylyltransferase subunit CysN: MSVDTLAPADGETAARPMDLLRFATAGSVDDGKSTLIGRLLYDTKSLFSDQLAAVEAVSAARGDEYTNLALLTDGLRAEREQGITIDVAYRYFATPRRKFIIADTPGHIQYTRNMVTGASTADLALILVDARKGLVEQSRRHAFLCSLLRVPHLVLCVNKMDLVDWSQEVFERIADEFTAFAAKLDAPDLTVVPISALRGDNIVTRSENMPWYEGPSLLHHLERVHIASDRNLVDVRFPVQYVIRPQSTTVTDYRGYAGQVASGVLKPGDEVMVLPSGFTSRIASVETADGPVDEAFPPMSVTVRLTDEIDISRGDLICRPNNAPMVAQDIEAMVCWMDESRPLQVGGRYAIKHTTRSARTIVRELHYRLDVNSLHRDETAAELKLNEIGRVRLRTTVPLLADEYRRNRTTGGFVIIDEATNRTVGAGMIVEAT, from the coding sequence ATGAGTGTCGACACCTTGGCGCCGGCCGACGGTGAGACCGCCGCACGGCCGATGGACCTGCTGCGGTTCGCCACCGCCGGCAGCGTCGACGACGGCAAGTCGACCCTGATCGGTCGGCTGCTGTACGACACGAAGTCGCTCTTCAGCGACCAGCTCGCCGCGGTCGAGGCGGTCAGCGCGGCGCGGGGCGACGAATACACCAACCTGGCGCTGCTCACCGACGGCCTGCGCGCCGAGCGGGAGCAGGGCATCACCATCGACGTGGCGTACCGCTACTTCGCCACGCCGCGGCGGAAGTTCATCATCGCCGACACGCCGGGGCACATCCAGTACACCCGGAACATGGTCACCGGCGCGTCCACGGCCGACCTGGCGCTGATCCTGGTGGACGCGCGCAAGGGCCTGGTGGAGCAGTCGCGCCGGCACGCGTTCCTCTGCTCGCTGCTGCGGGTGCCGCACCTGGTCCTGTGCGTCAACAAGATGGACCTGGTCGACTGGTCGCAGGAGGTGTTCGAGCGGATCGCCGACGAGTTCACCGCGTTCGCCGCGAAGCTCGACGCGCCGGACCTGACCGTGGTGCCGATCTCCGCGCTGCGCGGCGACAACATCGTCACCCGCTCGGAGAACATGCCCTGGTACGAGGGCCCGTCGCTGCTGCACCACCTGGAGCGGGTGCACATCGCCTCGGACCGGAACCTGGTCGACGTCCGGTTCCCGGTGCAGTACGTGATCCGGCCGCAGTCCACCACCGTCACCGACTACCGGGGTTATGCCGGCCAGGTGGCGTCCGGCGTGCTCAAGCCGGGCGACGAGGTGATGGTGCTGCCGTCCGGGTTCACCAGCCGGATCGCCTCGGTGGAGACGGCCGACGGCCCGGTGGACGAGGCGTTCCCGCCGATGTCGGTGACGGTCCGGCTGACCGACGAGATCGACATCTCCCGGGGTGACCTGATCTGCCGGCCGAACAACGCCCCGATGGTCGCGCAGGACATCGAGGCGATGGTCTGCTGGATGGACGAGAGCCGGCCGTTGCAGGTCGGCGGCCGGTACGCGATCAAGCACACCACCCGTTCGGCGCGCACGATCGTGCGGGAGCTGCACTACCGGCTGGACGTCAACTCGTTGCACCGGGACGAGACGGCGGCCGAGCTGAAGCTGAACGAGATCGGCCGGGTCCGGCTGCGCACGACGGTGCCGCTGCTCGCCGACGAGTACCGCCGCAACCGCACCACCGGCGGTTTCGTCATCATCGACGAGGCGACGAACCGTACGGTAGGCGCCGGCATGATCGTCGAAGCCACCTGA
- a CDS encoding ribose-phosphate diphosphokinase has protein sequence MGSIVAENRKSLMLFSGRGFPELAKEIGEVLGVAPTPADAYEFANGEIFVRFKDSVRGSDAFVVQSVTHGVNTWVMETLIMVDALKRGSAKRITVVLPFYPYSRQDKKHRGREPISARLVADLLKTAGANRILTVDLHTAQIQGFFDGPVDHLFAMDVLAEYVEHKYAGRPMTVVAPDSGRVRVAERWTDRLGGCPLAFIHKTRDPMKPNQVVANRVVGEVEGRVCLIVDDMIDTGGTISKAADILKESGAAEIVVASTHALLSDPATERLKNSPISEVVVTNTLPLPPEKQLDKLTVLSIAPLLARAIREVFDDGSVTTLFGGLS, from the coding sequence ATGGGCAGCATCGTCGCCGAAAACCGCAAGAGCCTGATGCTCTTCTCCGGGAGGGGTTTTCCGGAGCTGGCCAAGGAGATCGGTGAGGTGCTCGGCGTCGCGCCGACGCCCGCCGACGCGTACGAGTTCGCGAACGGTGAGATCTTCGTACGGTTCAAGGACTCGGTCCGTGGTTCGGACGCCTTCGTGGTGCAGTCCGTGACGCACGGGGTGAACACGTGGGTCATGGAGACCCTGATCATGGTGGACGCGCTGAAGCGCGGTTCGGCCAAGCGGATCACCGTGGTGTTGCCGTTCTATCCCTACTCGCGGCAGGACAAGAAGCACCGGGGTCGCGAGCCGATCTCGGCGCGGCTGGTGGCCGACCTGCTGAAGACGGCGGGCGCGAACCGGATCCTGACCGTGGATCTGCACACGGCGCAGATCCAGGGCTTCTTCGACGGCCCGGTGGACCACCTGTTCGCGATGGACGTGCTGGCCGAGTACGTGGAGCACAAGTACGCGGGCCGGCCGATGACGGTGGTGGCGCCGGACTCGGGCCGGGTGCGCGTGGCGGAGCGCTGGACGGACCGGCTCGGTGGGTGCCCGCTGGCGTTCATCCACAAGACCCGGGACCCGATGAAGCCGAACCAGGTGGTGGCGAACCGCGTGGTCGGCGAGGTCGAGGGCCGGGTGTGCCTGATCGTGGACGACATGATCGACACCGGCGGCACGATCTCCAAGGCGGCGGACATCCTGAAGGAGTCCGGGGCGGCGGAGATCGTGGTCGCGTCGACGCACGCGCTGCTGTCGGACCCGGCGACGGAGCGGCTGAAGAACAGCCCGATCAGCGAGGTCGTGGTGACGAACACGCTGCCGTTGCCGCCGGAGAAGCAGCTCGACAAGTTGACCGTGCTGTCGATCGCCCCGCTGCTGGCGCGGGCGATCCGGGAGGTCTTCGACGACGGCTCGGTGACCACCCTGTTCGGTGGCCTGAGCTGA
- a CDS encoding 50S ribosomal protein L25/general stress protein Ctc, translating into MSEVKISAEPRTEFGKGGARRTRRAGKVPAVLYGHGEKPKHIALPAREFAAAIRKGGANQLFAIEVSDGTQVLALPKAIQRDPIKDTFEHVDLLLVRRGEKVTVEVPVQLTGEAARDTLIVHDHDTLSVTADATKVPDHLEASIEGAEAGTTITAADVELPSGVELAADSELPVASVTAAPTAEQLEATLPEVEEATEEAEAETGEETAEAPEGAPAAEGAEAPAEAKTEA; encoded by the coding sequence GTGTCCGAGGTAAAGATCAGCGCCGAGCCCCGTACCGAGTTCGGCAAGGGTGGTGCCCGTCGTACCCGCCGGGCCGGCAAGGTGCCTGCCGTGCTGTACGGCCACGGCGAGAAGCCCAAGCACATCGCGCTTCCGGCGCGTGAGTTCGCCGCCGCGATCCGCAAGGGCGGCGCGAACCAGCTCTTCGCGATCGAGGTCAGCGACGGCACCCAGGTGCTGGCGCTGCCGAAGGCGATCCAGCGCGACCCGATCAAGGACACCTTCGAGCACGTGGACCTGCTGCTGGTCCGCCGCGGCGAGAAGGTCACCGTCGAGGTCCCGGTCCAGCTCACCGGCGAGGCCGCGCGGGACACCCTGATCGTGCACGACCACGACACCCTGTCGGTGACCGCCGACGCGACGAAGGTGCCGGACCACCTGGAGGCGTCGATCGAGGGCGCCGAGGCGGGCACCACGATCACCGCCGCCGACGTCGAGCTGCCGTCCGGTGTCGAACTGGCCGCCGACAGTGAGCTGCCGGTCGCCTCGGTGACCGCCGCCCCGACCGCCGAGCAGCTCGAGGCCACCCTCCCCGAGGTCGAGGAGGCCACCGAGGAGGCCGAGGCCGAGACCGGCGAGGAGACCGCCGAGGCGCCGGAGGGCGCTCCGGCCGCCGAGGGCGCCGAGGCTCCGGCCGAGGCGAAGACCGAGGCCTGA